The genomic segment ATTGTTTTGCTAGATGTAAATCACCTGGCCATATAGTGTATACTGACGaacaccatatttgaaaaattatttatcAATCTACTAAAGGTATGTATTGGGATGCTGAATAAATATTTTGTTAGATATATATTACTTGCCCATGTAGTATGTATTTGCGAGCATCATATTTTGAAAAGTGCACATGCATTTATTTGGAGCTATATATTGGGAAGTTAGATGATTATTTTACCATGTGTGTATCATCTGACTATTGATATTAATAAACACTGTATTTTGGATGCTTTAATGAGAAAGAAGATTcttaggagaagaaaagagctcgtctaataaagaaaaaagccTCACGAGAAAGAAGATAGGATGCGAGTAGATAGTCCCTCTTCATGTGCAtgattttctttccatttttgttttaatatcaTAGAACTCAAGAACAACGTTGTCCtgatttaatttaaattttttctttaaaaatgaaCGCTAGCTAATATGAAATTTAATGAAAAGCAAGTGTCGGCACAGTACGATATATGTCTGTCTATCGCCCCAAAGGGCGAGTCTGAATCCTCTACAGTGCGCGCGCGTCTTGCACGGCGCCGCACAGCCTGGTGGCCCAGGGTTCCCCTGCCTCGCCCGTTTCGTGACGCCTCCTCTGAAAAGAGACCAAAGCGACGAAATTGGTGAGCTAATATTGTAACCAAATAAATCCATCCTCTTTGGTCTTACTTCCCCGCTCGGTTCAGACGGCAGCATCGCTAACGTTATGTACAACGGCCACCATGCAACTTTTGGCGTATGGTAAGTTGGTAACGAGCTGCGCCCTTCTAAAAGCATGACCCGTGCAGCGTGCGTGAGATCGCGTTGTACAAGGAGAAGGCCCACTTCCATGGGTGAGAGAGGGGTAAAAGAGGCATCTTCTCTCCCTTTTCACATCTCATATGGGCGGTGGGAAAGCAGGCTGCAAATCGATCGGTTTGGACCTAACATTTAACCATATCAGTCTTATTTCATTTTGATTTCTCAGAAGATAACATTTAACTATTATGAAGGAGCACTTTGATGGAGGATGGTGATTCCACTGATCATGATTGTTTCAAATACTTCTAAATATATTCTAATTAACATACTGCTAAATTTGTTCgaattcttattttctttctttctattagTGGTTTCTTCGGTTTATATGGAAACGTGTTTACAAGAACAGAACCACATATATTTATAGAAGGGAAATGAGAGTACTGCACTCTTTTTACAATTACGTCCGAATGATAGATCCAAATTCCAAGCTTATGTTTGTTAAGTTGAATCAGGCTCGATTGGGTTTGATTGGTGCATTTGGAGTTTACGGATGCATGCATTTCAAGCTACTTTGAGGTCCAAACTATACCTATTTAATGGATATGAACTTTGAATACCATCACGACCCAATTGTGTCGAGAGAACGTAAGTCTAGCTAGATTCTAGTGTTATCGTGTTGCACCATAGGATAGGGCATCAGAGCATTCTAATGAAGAGGAGAGTTTTAACAATTGTAAATATAGGAGAGAAAAGATATGAGGTAGCGCATGAACATGGAGAGTTACCTTCCTCCATTTTAccttccaaaaaagaaaaaaaaataaactatgAAACCAGCAATGCTCAATTGTGCCAATCAGGTTGAATGATTGGtaccatatttttttcttttccaaacTACAGTTCTTTTAATCTCAATTCACCGTGAAGTACATGGATAACCACCCTATTATCTATCTTGGAGACGGAGCGGCTCTTATTCATTTATAAAATACGACAAGATATCAATAGTATATTATATAGCACATTGCGGCGACAAAGAAAAGTCGTCCATCTTCAATAAATGTGGCAACAACTCTTGCTTGAATGCTAACACATTCATTATCTTACGCGCGCATATTATAAGTCAAGGACTCGGGAATAAGTTTTCCTCGGGCACACGAGCATCCGGAATCTCAAAAAGATATACGAGATTAGAACACATCTGTCCTCACGGAGCCAGAAGGAAGATTCCTCTCTACCGAGAATATACCTCCTTTCTCACCGGCTGAAGACATGGGCGCGGCCGTTGGGGTTGTGGCCTCCCCCAATCTCAAGAGAAAGCTCACGACAAGAACAAGGAGATGTCGTTGGGCCCTTGACTTTCCGGTATGCATCTATCTTGCCGACACGCCTACTTGTATTATGTGGTCCGCATGACAGTGACCAATTACGACCTGGCCGGCAAGGTTAACCCGTGTGGAGATCCCCTGGGGAAAAACATCTTCGTAGCCGTCCCGTCACCGAGAAATTGGTTTAACTCTCGATCAAACCCTTTCTCTACGCTACCTACAAAAGGTTTAAGTTGGGCCTTGGTTGCGTGGCTGGTATCTACTACTGCACCACGTTCCCTTGACTGGTAGCATCCTTGTTACTTGTCAAGTCACAGAGTTTAGTTTTAGCACAACCCTTCatctttttattgaaaaaaagaTTGAGTCTACATTATGAAAGGCAGAGAGCTGCATTACTGCATACTCTAATTAGGACTGATTCTAAATTTATTACGTGTAGGAATACATGCCACGTATCTGGCCAATCTGGATGCATCCAAATATGCTTACATCATGGCGTGGTTTAACTAAACTTGCCGAGAGTAGTTGGGTGTCTTTAAGTTGGCGTCCCTTCTTCTCCGGATTTGAACTAGTCCCTTGAAATCTTTTGAAACTCACACTATGTCATTGGTGCGAAGGTTTATAGCTAAGCTTCCATGTCTGTGTAATTAGCTAGATGATTGCAAAAAATGCTATATTAAATGCTCGCATGTCTAGGTGGCTATGACTTGGTTGTCCAACTCAAGCCATGGGAGAAGCTCTAGATATGAAGGAAGACAAGTAATATGCTCTATGCCAATGCTGAAAGCATTTCCAATATTGTACTCGACCTTCTTCATTTCTTCACGCCatgttttccttctccttccacGCTTACATGTATATGCTTATACCTTATCCTTCAGGGCCGCCACCACCTCCAGCAGCAGATCTCTTGTCCAAGGGAAGATGAGTACCAGACCATGGTCCCTCGCTCTGGTTTTcatctctcttttcctcctATCTCTTGGGGCTTCTGGCTTCACCCGCCCGGCCCCAGGAAGGATTATCACCACCCGGCACAATAAATCAGAGTCTCACCCACAACAGGTGCACCCCTCCTCTCTCTGGATTCCCTTCTCTTGCTTTGCCTTCTGCTACAGAGAACCTTTGGATCCATTtttgtctctctctttttcttatattcatGTAGTCATTAGGAACTAGCGAGCCTTACATGTTGAAATACAGTTAGTACCAGCAAAGGCATTAGACATCGAGCTGTGTGAACGAAATGACAACAGATAATATTTCCGGGCTTCTTTTATCAATAGGTTTTATTGCATGCATGAAACACCAGGCCGTCAAGCTTCATGAAATGAATTTCTTGTGCTAATCGTAGCTTCATGACATGGAAATTCTAAACCATAATCCACCCTTCTTCATCGTCGTCAGGTATATATTTGTTGGGAACACAGCATCTCCATACCAAGCTTCAGTTATTTGCAAGATTTTTTGTCCGGGCTAGCTATTTCTCATATTAAGAGGTTTTTCCTGAccccatttttttctttaaaaagaaaaaggaagaataggATTATCTATTTGTGGACCTGGCCATTTAAgaatagatatttttatttctgtGAACCATAAAACTTGTCCTTGAAGTATCTGATGTGCATAGAAAAAACTAATCTAGCATTTCTAGCATGTTTTATCTTCGATCCTGGGTTTAATGGCCGATTTGATCTGAAAGTTAAAACACATGCAAGAGCCCTTAAGTAAAATCTTGCTTTTGTTGGGGGAGACCAGTTGGTTGGATAATAATGAACTAAAATTCTCTGAAATTAAGATGTCAGAGAGAGCCAAACCAATAGCTATATATAATCGATCTTTTATAGTTCTATTCTTTACAATTAGAACTAATCTAGTACGAATCCTAAAgttttttattatctttttatatattttttttaacaaaattttTATAACTAGTTTATATAAACTCTTCTTTTCTCCGGGTGGCTTTGCCTCCCTcttcatcaaagaaaaaaaagatcataTATACCATGCATCATTGCTGATAGCCGTTGTTGCAATGGTTTGCAGGTCCACGTATCAGCAGTCGGAGCAGATCAAATGAGGATTTCGTGGATCACCGACGATAAGCATGTCGCATCCATCGTTGACTATGGGAAGGCTCCTGGAAAATACGACTTGTCGGCGACTGGCGAGCATACTTCATATCGGTACTTCTTCTATACCTCCGGCAAGATCCACCATGTCAAGATTGGACCGTTGGAACCTGATACTGTCTACTACTACCGCTGCGGTGGAGTGGATGATGAGTTCAGCTTCAAAACCCCACCGGCTTCTCTCCCCGTTGAGTTCGCCATCGTAGGTTGGCCaccttgcttctttttttttttcccttccacTCTCCTTCAACAGTTTTGCTGAAGACACTCAGATTCAGCGGACCTCCACTAATTAGCATGGCAACTATTCCTTCAGGTTGTCTTTCAAAATTTCTGATATTTTCATTTTGAAGATTGGGACAATTAAAACCCAAAGAAGTATGAaacaaatatttgtaatcatatATTATGACACGCAAAATCTGTTGAATTTCATTTAATTTTCTTGATGATCAAatatattcttctttttttttttggttttgagAGGGAGAACTCAATTATCATATACAGTTATAGCTTGGCATCCAGGTAGcctatttaattttgatttgAAAACCTCTCGAGATTTTCTTCTGTTCACAATATTTGGAGaacaagaattatttttttaatctgtGCTTTCTGTCAAGAAAAgagtcaaataaatcagaaaaaacTTTCTTTgccacgtttttttttttttttttttgacctttCACGGCCTGGTCCCAGCAAAAAGAGCCAATGAAAAAATGTGTGGTGGGATCGCCAAGATGCACAGCTCTTGAGATAATGAGATATATAACAGCTCTCAGACACCTAGCAATTGTTTGACAACCATCGATCTCGATGATAGAATATGATGTTTAAGGATTGGACAGTCTTATTCGATGCAAAACATGTACCACACATGATTTGAACTTATCGAACATTTTAAAAACTAGAGTCAAAATTTTTTATAGTGCAGATTTTGCACCATAGAGAGCTATACAATCTAATTAACAACCACCACATTATCCATCTTAGAGATGGATTATTATCCCTTATCTTACGATGCATCGGATCGACTTAACTCCAAAAGTTGCATCCTTCAGCAATCACAAGATACGTTGGGTTtgaacctttttctttttttttcttcttaatttTATGCACTGGACTTTGCAGGTGATCTCGGACAAACTGAATGGACTGCATCAACCTTGGCCCATGTCCGCAAGACTAACTACGACATGCTTCTCCTCCCCGGCGATCTCTCCTACGCTGATACGCAGCAACCGCTATGGGATTCATTCGGACGCTTCGTGGAGCCCTACGCCAGCAAACGCCCATGGATGGTCACCCAGGGCAACCACGAGATCGAAGCCTTCCCCATCCTCCATTGTCACCCCTTTGAAGCTTACAACGCTCGGTGGCGCATGCCATTCGAGGAGAGCGGCTCCACCTCAAACCTCTACTATTCCTTCGACGTGGCTGGTGCAATTCATGTCATCATGTTAGGCTCCTACACCGATTTTGACTCCAAATCAGCCCAGTACAAATGGCTTGTCCAGGATCTAGCCAAGGTCGATAGATGGCGAACACCATGGCTCATCGTGCTCCTCCATGCCCCATGGTATAACACCAATACGGCTCACCAAGGGGAAGGGGAGGCCATGAGGAAGGCCATGGAGTCCCTACTCTACAATGCCCGAGTTGATGCCGTCTTCGTTGGACATGTCCATGCCTACGAGCGCTTCGTAAGTCCTTGGTTTTACGAGGGAAAATTGACAGCTAACTATCATATGATCACTGCAACTAACATATGTTCCTTGCTGCAGAAAAGGGTCTATGACAATGAAGCGAATTCTTGTGGTCCAGTGCATATAACCATTGGTGATGGAGGGAATAGAGAAGGTCTTGCAAGGGAGTAAGTATTAGCCAAATAAATTGGAGATCAGTTCTAAAGATATGAGGCTACAAAATGCGACACCTAACACAGGTTCTTGTCTTTATTATTTGAAGCTTCGATGAGGGCCACAAGACTGTTTCTCTCTCATTGTTCCACGAGGCGAGCTTCGGGCACGGGCGGCTGAGCGTGGTGAATCGAACTCATGCACACTGGTCGTGGCACCGGAACGATGAGTCCGACTCGACGGTCGCAGATGAGGTGTGGCTGGACAGCCTCAGTGCATCGGAAGCATGTAAAATTGACCCAAGCCTTGCATATTCTGGTACTACTACAAAGGATGAACTATAGATCATAATGGAAATATATGCCATTAGATATGTTAATGACCAATTAGTCTGAATGATAGGATCGCTTGTTTCATGTTAGAATCATTCTAGATTATTCTAGAATGATTCTATGTATATCCTTAATTAAGACTTTGATTGATATGCGTTGTACCAAACTTAGTTGGCCTCCATAAAGACTGATTGTATTACCAAATTTAGTCAACATCCTAGCTAGTACTACATAAAGATTGCTCCTGTACATTGTAATTCATAGACagaaatacaattttttttttattcttctattCTCAACATTTCATATTTCACGAAGTTGCTAGAAGAGGCTGACTGGATGGGGCAAATTGGTTTGGGGCTTCAAATTTTGACCTTTTTGAGTTGAGCCTGACCCCTCTGCAATTACGCTCTTCACATATGAAATTTGCAAGTCGGTACCTAAATAATGCCGGGTAAGGGATCCCCTCCAAAACCATCTTCTTTCTATTGCAATGAGAAAAATGATTTCAAAGAGGTCAATGAAAGCCTGGTTTGCTTCTAGAAACATTACTTTGTTCGAATGAAATATAAACAACGGTTTTTTACTTTAATTAGCTAAGaactgtaaaaaaaaaaaattttgatgtaatgaTCTTAATTAGCTAAGAACTgtaaataaatgaagataatgaTCTTAATCTGAAATTTCTATAATATAAACTCTCTGACGAGAATGCCCTTCTATCCATATCCTTGCGGGCCTAGCCAAGGTCGCCGCCCCCAAAGATTCAATCCTAGGCATTGATTTACCCATTAAATTCCATGACTCAGCCAGATTGAATTATCGTGACAGTCTCGAATAATATGTCCTGACTCCTGATCCACCCAAATTTGAGAGACCCATCAAAGTTAATCTTGATCCAGATTGGAACGAAGGAATGTCCAAGAAGCACAAGGATGCGTCCAAAGAGCCGAGCCCGTTAAAAGGCGTGGGAGGGACGAAGATGTATACAGAAAGCGGCACCCTTTAGTAGTGGCTGCAGGTACCAAAATGGGTCCCACCCGACGCGCCAGcccatcttcctcctcctcttcccatcCTGATGGGACTGGGGGAGGAGGGAGCAGTAGTGGTATGGCAggttggcagccccatatttatAGTTTTCTAACATTTCTCTTGAagctaaattttaatttttttaatcacgAATTCTgttgttgctgaaaattggtTTGATTGAGGTGCCGAGCTACTGAATCACAGAAGGGCTTGCCAATCGATTGTTTAGATCGTAGAAGCCAGTAGACGATTGATATGCCTCCAAAGTGGTCGGATGATGGTAGacttgggcatcgggccgtgccgggccggcccggcccaggcccaccgggccaggggtctaaacgggccgtgcctggcccggcccgcttcgttagcgggccgtgccggcacggcccgctcagcagaaaaccaaagcccggcccggccccaggcccgtcgattggcgggccgggcccagcacggcacgagacgggccgtgcccgtctcgggcgcaaacgggccgtgcctggcacggcccgtctcgggcgcaaacacaggcacggcccgtctggagagggggggagaaaatagccgtttccaacggctattttgggatttttccaaaaatgcccctcccaacagtccaaaaacggctaaattgaggggtattttgggctaaattgaggggtattttgggtatTTTAatggagacgggccgtgcctggcacggcccaggcccggttcaggcccatagctcgcgggccgtgcccggcccaggcccttatgggccgtgccgtgctggcccgcgggccgtgccgtgcttggcccgcgggccaagaagcgggccgtgccagcccaggccctaatgggccgtgccgggctcggcccgcgggccagaaaaccgtgacccagcacggccccctcgaatgggccgtgccaggcacggcccggtactgtagcaagcgggccgtgccaggcacggcccggcccagtgcccaactctagaTGATGGTCGACATACTCGAATGATAATGGCTCCAATGCCTGTCATTCTCGAGATGGTGCCGAAAAAAGGGGACCATATATGAATCTTCACTTCGACGTGAGTCTCGACCTGAAAAaggcaaaaacaaaaaagtttTCTTAATGGAGAGTGTCCGGCAGGAGATCTTTCGATGCCTGAGCCAGATAGACACTTAGGAAACAATAAAGGTGTTGTAAGACGGTAAAGTGATGGCACAAAGATGTATGAAAGCTCGAGAGTACTTAATTAGAGGGTCCTTCAGGATTGGTTTGTATAGGTGAGGGTTAGTGCTTGTCTTCGAGGGATTCAGGCATGCGGGATCGACCGTCTTTGGTAACCCATCGTACATCACGACGATCAAGCACAGACATTTCATTCGCGCATCATGCTTTACTCATCTCATCCATGCGATTAAGGAAAGCGTTCACGATTGCGACGCGAGATGTCGCTAGATAGAAAGAGATTTTAAAATTCAAAGGGCTTTCGTACCTTTTTGGACTGGCCATGCGGCGAGCTTTGGATGATTGGTTGGAGACTTCGCAATAAGCCCTAATTAATCAATCCGCCATATCAGATATGGTCTGCTTTGAGGCATATCAGGTTCATAGTGAATACATGAATGAACCCAGCCAACAAAACACTCCAAATAGGTGGAAAaactttgattttgttttttttaaataaaacatGAGTTCAATTTAAAAGTCATAATAGCGATCAACGAATTAGCTAGTGTCATTATGATCTTACGCCAGCAAGGGCCAAAGGTTTGCCACCAGTTTCGGTACTGGGTATGTACATGAGGCGCAGGCATGATTTAGTAACGGTAGATTACCGGTGACGTTGAAACATTTTGTTTCTATAATATAAACTATAAACAAGAGGCACAAAGATTCCAGGCCCTCGCCATGTTCACACTTGCAGCACTGTCATTCCGTCCTGTTTATAATTAATCATCCGATCAATGATGTGACTTCGCAGTAGAGTCCAAAACCTCAATGGTTGTCTGCCTCCCATTTTCCCCTCCGGGTCTCTCAGTCGTCACGCTCATAAGCCTTAATCGAAATATAGAGTAGCTCTTTATATGCACAGCGGATGTGATCGTGATCGTGATCGTGATCCAGGCAACCATCCTTTAATCAAAGCTTTTAGATCGCAGCGGGCGGACCACCTCTCCTTGCTGGACccaataaaatgaaatattgaattCAACTGGATGTTCCCATGCGAGATTAATATAAACAAccgatataaaaaaaataaaataaaaaaattcaacatTACATGCCTACTTTCTATGATAGCCGTTGatttattaatctaatatgcaatCTCATTAGTCAATCCAACTTCTTTTGAACAGATCTATTAATTAATCAATCGAAATATCTTTTTCATTAGTTAAGATTAGCTTCAGGGGCCTCCTTCTATGATTCTACTACGATAACTTGCACCATGGCTTTACAAAGCAGCTTGCAGCCTGACACGTGCCCTGTCACAGACTTCAGCGcaatcaaatttgaattttctttttttatctctTTTGTTTGCGGGACCCACACTTTCAGGATAACCCAAGATCCACGGATATGCATGAGTTCGTGTTTCAGCCTCAACAGCCGATCTCTCCAACCAAATCCCACTAGCAAAGGCAGTACTGCTCGTGTGACAGTTCCCATTTTCGGCGAATGCTGAAGCCGCTGCCAGCTGGACGGCTGCAGTTGTCGGCCAAAGGAGTTCGGTTGATCCTGGCCACCCACCGTCTTCCGCCGGCGTAAGGCACGTGCCAGCACGAGCGCGAGAGGTTCCGCCACACGTGGCAGCTGGCCCGGCACGGGTTCTCGTATTCAAATGCAAATGGAGCTTTACGGCCCTCGCTCGTGAGGGAGTATAtaacgagagagagagtggggaaAGGAGCTCCAACTCCGAACTCCGACGggtagaagagaagaaaagagaggagaggcgaTGGTGCTGGAAGACATTAGGGTTTTGAGGCCGCTGGTTCATCTCTTGATCCCCTTCTGCCTCCACTGGATCGCGGAGGAGATGACGGTGTCGGTTCTGGTGGATGTCATCACCGGCGCCCTTTGCCCCGGCGAGAAGTCCTGTCCCGAGGCCATCTACCTCACCGGGGTCCAGCAGACGGTGATCCATCTCTCTTTTCTCGCGATTGTTTTACTCGATCTTGATTCTTGGTCTCGTTTTGGTTCTCAGATTTCGAATCCTTCTTGGCGCCTAGGTCTAGAAGACTGTTCCGATAATCTGTTGGGGCTTTCTTTCATCGTTTCTTTAAGAATTCTTGAGTTATTGATTTCAATTTGGCACAGGAACTCTGTTAGGATGATGACTAACCTGATGTTTATGACTCGATTCGTATAGGCTTACCAATGTTGTGAGATGGCTCATAGATGATGCTTTTTCTCGACGTCGATTTGGAGTTTTGCTTCGCTAGTTTTTGATAGTGAATGTTTGGAATGGACTTTGTTTACGAGTATGACTTATGAATTGATCAATATTCAACCCCACACCAAACACTAGTTTATGCATTCCTTCTGTTGTAAGGGTTTTCTTCCCCCCTTCCCTAGGATCTCAGATGTTCTGATAAACTTGTAGGTGGTAGGAGTTTTCAAAATGGTGGTGCTTCCCACATTGGGTCAGCTTGCAGACGAGCATGGGCGTAAACCGCTGCTTCTCATTACTACTTCTACGTCCATAATCCCATATGGTATGGCTCATCTCTAATCGCCTTACCCAGATACATCtggatctgaaaatttttatgaatgaTTCCGTTAAATATTATGAATTGGTTTCCATTGTAGATGTTTATATGGAAGAATTTTTACTGTAAGCAGCTGACGGTAGCTAGACCAATATGAAGCTGGAGTAATGCTATTTCTTTATTATGACATCATTTTATTGTAGCTTCCACCACTAATTTCATTAGATGACAGCCCAGAATTATTTTTATGGCTGGCTGAAACTTTAGGCGATACAATATTCATAGCATAATTTGTTAAATGATATGATATTTATAACACAGTTTGTCAGCTACTCTGTGCTTTGGTTCCAATACGATATCATAACTAATATGATAATCCAACTAGCTTAATGATGCCTGCTTTTTGTTTTTGATGTTTATTCCTTTGTTTtgctgaattttattttttttgtgcacTTTTGTCCAGCTATTCTTGCCTGGGATAACTCAAAGTCATCTATATATGTGTTTTTTGCTCTTCGCACGATTTCATCTATCATAAGCCATGGAAGTATATTTTGCATATCAGTTGCTTATGCGGTATGTGGTTCTTTTCTTCTACATTAGTACATATGATGTTAGTTTCTCTGATGCTTCGAATACTCTAGTTTCTATTTGATGATTAAATTTCCTTTTGTGTTTGTCCAAAAATATGCTAACTAAATAACAGATATTATATTTTCCATCAGATAGTTCCTGTTTCAAGATTGTCAAAATCTCTAACGCTGTATCATATGTAAGCATTCAAGCCCGTATAATCCATATATATGTCCAGTGTAGTAATTCTGGTATCATCAAAACATAGTCTACTACAGCACTGCATCATGCAGTGGAGAGTGGACATTGGCGCAACATATAGTAGACATGCGTTAGAACATCCTTCCGGGCGATGATGATCTTTTATGTAACACTTAAATTTCGCCACCATAGCTGATCACATTGGCTTGGATTTAGATTCAGGTAATAATTAGGAACTTTAGATGAAAAACGGTTTATGTGACTATAGTTAACTTTATCGATATTGAAAATGATCTCTACAAAAGAAAGGCATTTAATACTTATGATTGACTAATTGATATATGTACCAAACAAAGACTAATTGATATATGTACCAAAACAAAGACTAATTGATATCAAAGATGACATGCAGCTTATAACTTTCACTGCTGCAAAATGTATAAAAAGTTTAAAATGGCACATAGGGGAATGTCAAAATGTTTtttatgaagaagaagaagaagaagaagctaaAACTGAAGAAAGAAAGCACAAATGAGAGAAAGATGGGTTCCATGGCTTACGATCAACATCAATTTAAGCTCTGGAGAGATCAGCTTCTTTCTTGTTACAGTAAGTTTTCATTTTTTAATCTGCACATCATGTTAGAGGATGATGTTTGATGTTACCTGGACAGTTATTGTTttcaataaaattttatttcaagTGTTTTTGTGAATCTGTTGCATAGAACTGTTCAGTGAAGTACTGGCAGAGACAGAGAAAAGAGATCCTGGTTAACATTGTCTCATATTACTCTGCTGAGAGATCTTTAGTAATTGGTTTTATGTATGTTAATTGTTCAAGCACTGTGTGCTTGAACCTCTCAAATCCTCGCTATAATGATTTAAtgttgccccccccccccccccaaaaaaaaaataaaataaaaataaaaataaataaataaataaaagaaaaaagagtttAGTTTTGTCCAATGTTGTCAATTTTGGCTGAAAGTGTTTCATTTCTTTCCTATCATAGAAATGGATGTGTTGAGCTATTGCAACTATGATTTCTGTTCTCCTATTAGTCAGATGTAGTTGAAAGCCGCAAAAGAGCTGTAGCATTTGGATGGATGACTGGGCTtttttctgcttcacatgtgCTGGGAAATGTCTTAGCTCGTTTTCTTCCAGAAGAATGGATTTTTGAGGCATGTTCTCAATCAGACTTAAGTAGCAGCACTACTTTATGACATTGATAATCTATAGCCTGCATTTTTTGTTTGTCTGACTTCCAGAGCTGCTTTTTCAGGTGT from the Phoenix dactylifera cultivar Barhee BC4 chromosome 14, palm_55x_up_171113_PBpolish2nd_filt_p, whole genome shotgun sequence genome contains:
- the LOC103706054 gene encoding purple acid phosphatase 22-like isoform X2 yields the protein MGEALDMKEDKAATTSSSRSLVQGKMSTRPWSLALVFISLFLLSLGASGFTRPAPGRIITTRHNKSESHPQQVHVSAVGADQMRISWITDDKHVASIVDYGKAPGKYDLSATGEHTSYRYFFYTSGKIHHVKIGPLEPDTVYYYRCGGVDDEFSFKTPPASLPVEFAIVGDLGQTEWTASTLAHVRKTNYDMLLLPGDLSYADTQQPLWDSFGRFVEPYASKRPWMVTQGNHEIEAFPILHCHPFEAYNARWRMPFEESGSTSNLYYSFDVAGAIHVIMLGSYTDFDSKSAQYKWLVQDLAKVDRWRTPWLIVLLHAPWYNTNTAHQGEGEAMRKAMESLLYNARVDAVFVGHVHAYERFKRVYDNEANSCGPVHITIGDGGNREGLARDFDEGHKTVSLSLFHEASFGHGRLSVVNRTHAHWSWHRNDESDSTVADEVWLDSLSASEACKIDPSLAYSGTTTKDEL
- the LOC103706054 gene encoding purple acid phosphatase 22-like isoform X1; this encodes MTWLSNSSHGRSSRYEGRQVICSMPMLKAFPILYSTFFISSRHVFLLLPRLHVYAYTLSFRAATTSSSRSLVQGKMSTRPWSLALVFISLFLLSLGASGFTRPAPGRIITTRHNKSESHPQQVHVSAVGADQMRISWITDDKHVASIVDYGKAPGKYDLSATGEHTSYRYFFYTSGKIHHVKIGPLEPDTVYYYRCGGVDDEFSFKTPPASLPVEFAIVGDLGQTEWTASTLAHVRKTNYDMLLLPGDLSYADTQQPLWDSFGRFVEPYASKRPWMVTQGNHEIEAFPILHCHPFEAYNARWRMPFEESGSTSNLYYSFDVAGAIHVIMLGSYTDFDSKSAQYKWLVQDLAKVDRWRTPWLIVLLHAPWYNTNTAHQGEGEAMRKAMESLLYNARVDAVFVGHVHAYERFKRVYDNEANSCGPVHITIGDGGNREGLARDFDEGHKTVSLSLFHEASFGHGRLSVVNRTHAHWSWHRNDESDSTVADEVWLDSLSASEACKIDPSLAYSGTTTKDEL
- the LOC103706054 gene encoding purple acid phosphatase 22-like isoform X3, whose product is MRISWITDDKHVASIVDYGKAPGKYDLSATGEHTSYRYFFYTSGKIHHVKIGPLEPDTVYYYRCGGVDDEFSFKTPPASLPVEFAIVGDLGQTEWTASTLAHVRKTNYDMLLLPGDLSYADTQQPLWDSFGRFVEPYASKRPWMVTQGNHEIEAFPILHCHPFEAYNARWRMPFEESGSTSNLYYSFDVAGAIHVIMLGSYTDFDSKSAQYKWLVQDLAKVDRWRTPWLIVLLHAPWYNTNTAHQGEGEAMRKAMESLLYNARVDAVFVGHVHAYERFKRVYDNEANSCGPVHITIGDGGNREGLARDFDEGHKTVSLSLFHEASFGHGRLSVVNRTHAHWSWHRNDESDSTVADEVWLDSLSASEACKIDPSLAYSGTTTKDEL